The DNA region CTGCGAGCTTCTGCTGCGTCAGTTGGAAAGCGCTGATCGGCTTTCCGAACTGGAGCCGGTCGGCGGCATAACTGCGGGCGGCTTCGATGCTGGAGCGTGCCGCGCCGAGAGCCCCCCATACGATGCCGTATCGAGCCTCGTTGAGGCATGACAGCGGTCCTTTCAGACTTCGCACCTCGGGGAGGACCGCGGATGCGGGAAGCCGAACATCGTCGAGTACGAGCTCACCCGTCGCCGATGCGCGCAGCGACATCTTGTGTTTGATCTCCGGCGCGGAGAATCCGGGTGTTCCTGCCGGGACCAGGAATCCGCGGATGCCGTCATCGGTGCGTGCCCAGACCACGGCGATGTCGGCGTACGGAGCGTTCGAGATCCACATCTTGCGGCCGTTGAGAATCCAATCGTCGCCGTCTCGACGTGCGTACGTCGTCATGCTGGCGGGGTCGGATCCGGCGTCGGGCTCGGTGAGCCCGAAGCAGCCGATGGCCTCGCCGGCGGCCATCCGGGGCAGCCATTCCTGCTTCTGCTCCTCGGAGCCCCACCGCCAGATCGCGAACATCGCGAGGGAGCCCTGCACGGATACGAGCGAGCGCAACCCGGAGTCGGTGGCTTCGATCTCGAGGCAGGCGACCCCGTACTCCGTCGCCGACATGCCGGCGCACCCATACCCTTCGAGGTGCATTCCGAGCACTCCCAGAGAGCCGAGTTCACGGGTGAGTCCGCGGATGTCCGGAATGGAACCGTTCTCGAACCACTCCGCGATGTGCGGCTCGACGCTCGCGTCGAGCAATTGGCGCACCGCCGAGCGGATCGCCTTCTCCTCCTCTGTGAGGAGATCGTCGAGGGATGCCGGGTCGGCCGGATCGAGCGGGGGCAGCTTCATCGGGTCATGGTGGCTCATCGCCGTTCCTCCTCGTGCAGCCAGCGACGGATTTCGTCGCTGTGTTGACCGAGACGCGGGGGAGCCCCATACTGCGTCACGGGAGTCTCGGACAGACTGATGGGGTTGCGGACCTGTGCAGGCAGGCCGTCGCCCACGTCGACCGTCGGGTGCAGTCCGAGCTCGGCGGCGAGGGCGAAAGCATCCGCTATCGTGCCGACCTTCCCCGCCGGCACACCGGCATCCGTCAGTCGCTCGACCCAGTGCGCCACGGGTCGTGTGATCAAGCGGCGTTCCAGGTGAAGGACGAGGGCCGCGCGGTTGGTCACGCGCGACGCGTTCGTCGTGAATCGAGGGTCGTCGGCGAGGGACGGGTCCTCCAGCACCGCTGCGAGCTTCCGGAACTGCCCGTCGGTCCCGCACGCGATCGCCATCTGCCCGTCGGCGCACGTGAGCAGTTCGTAGGGGGCGATCGACGGATGGGCATTGCCGAGCCGCCCCGGCGCGCGCCCGGTCGCAAGATATGACGAGGCCTGATTGACGAGTGCGCCGAGCAGGCTCGACAACAGGTTCACCTCGACGCGCTGGCCGGTGCCCGTCGTGGCGCGAGCGAGCAGAGCCGCGAGGATGCCCGTCGTGGCGTCCTTGGACGTGAGGACGTCGACGACGGCGACTCCGGCTTTCATCGGTGCATCGGCATCGCCGGTGATGGACATCAGCCCGCCGACCGCCTGGACGAGGAAATCGTAGCCGGGCATATCCGCTCCACGGCCGGTGCCGCCGAATCCTGTGATCGAACAGTAGACCACTCGTGGATTGGCGGCTCGCACGTCCTCGTACCCGAGCCCGTGCTTGTCCAGGACCCCGGTGCGGAAATTCTCGACGACGACGTCTGCACGCTCGGCCAGCCGGCGAGCCAGTCTCCGGTCATCTTCATCGCGCAGGTCGAGCACGATCGACTGCTTGTTGCGGTTCGCGCTGTGGAAGTACGCGGCCCCGTCGGTCGTCCACGGCGGTCCCCATGCGCGCGTGTCATCTCCGCCCTCCGGGCGCTCGACCTTGATCACCCGCGCGCCGAGATCAGCCAGTGTGCTGGTGGCCAGGGGGCCGGCGAGCACGCGACTGAAATCGGCGACGACGATTCCGTCGAGGGGAAGTGTCACGTGGCGCTCCTTCGTCGGTGCGACCTGGGTCGGGATTCGGCGTGGTTCACACGGTGCGTCCTGCTCAGGCGTCTCGAGCAGGGCACCAGTTATCACATTGCCTGAGAGGTGCGAGTAGATGAAGTACCAAAAGGGTGCCCGACCGATACCCTCCGGGTATCGGTGATGTGTGACCGGTGGGCTGCCTTGAAGCGCTCCGGGTCGGATGCCGCGTGCTCTCGACTCGAAGCGCCGATGTCCCGCCCGCGTCAGCCCAGCAGCGGTCGCAGCACCTCCGCCAGCACGACGGCGTGGTTGTGCTCGGTGTTGCGCAGCCCGTACACGAGGGTCACGACGGGGCGGCCCTTCAGCTCCTCGACCAGCTCCTGCAGCGCCGGCGCGCTCTCCGCCGCCAGCTGCGCACGGTAGCGCTCCGCGTTCACCTCGAAATCGGCATCCGGGGCGGCATGCCAGTCGTGACGGAGCTCCGTGCTCGGGGCGATGCCTTTCGCCCACAGGTCGATGGCGGCCTTCTCCTTCGACACGCCCCGTGGCCAGAGCCGGTCGATGAGAACACGGAACCCGTCTTCGGCCGAGGCGTTCTCATAGGCTCGTTTGCAACGCAGTTCCATGCCCCCAGCATCCCGCGTCCGGGACGTTCCCGCCAGCGGGTCAGCGGCCGGTGACCGCGCGGGCGCCGTCCGAGTCGGCCTGCCGATACTCCTCGGCGAGGCGGCGCACGACCGCCGAGGTCCTGCGCAGATTCGTGATGTGCTCGCGTGCGTCGGCGTCGAGGGCGGCCGCGCGGGCGCCGAACGCCGCCGAAGCCGAACCCGTCCACTGGCTCCGCAACTCGCGGGAGCCGGCGTCGAGCGCGTCGATGCTGCCGGAGAACCGGGAGGCGGTGCGGGAGAGCTCATCGGCGACCTCGGTCAGCCGGTCGGTGTCGACCTTCAGATGCATGGCGGGGTCCTCACCGTCCGGGAGTCGTGTCGGGGTAGCTGCGCTCGGCGTCCGACGCCATGCCCCGGGCGATGTCGGACTCGGGGCCGAACAGCTCCGCGCCGCGCTCGGCGAGCAGTGTCATGGCCTCGCGCTGCGCTCTCGTGATGGTCTCCAGGGTCAGCCGGCCCAGCGCGTCGAGGGACAGCTCGTCGGCGGCGTCGCCGAACGACAGGTCCGCGAGTCTGCCGCCCACGTGCGCTCGGACGGTCACCTCGCCGCGCGCGCTGCGGGCGGTGGCGACGATCGAGTTCGCATCCTCGGCGAGGGCCGACGCGCGCTGCGTGTTCTGCCGGGCCCGCTCGTTGAGCTCGGCCAGCTTCCGCCGGGCGTCGGCGAAGTTCGCGTCGAAGTCGTATGCGTTCTCGTCCATGGTCCTCCTCATCCGCGGGCCG from Microbacterium soli includes:
- a CDS encoding acyl-CoA dehydrogenase family protein, which codes for MSHHDPMKLPPLDPADPASLDDLLTEEEKAIRSAVRQLLDASVEPHIAEWFENGSIPDIRGLTRELGSLGVLGMHLEGYGCAGMSATEYGVACLEIEATDSGLRSLVSVQGSLAMFAIWRWGSEEQKQEWLPRMAAGEAIGCFGLTEPDAGSDPASMTTYARRDGDDWILNGRKMWISNAPYADIAVVWARTDDGIRGFLVPAGTPGFSAPEIKHKMSLRASATGELVLDDVRLPASAVLPEVRSLKGPLSCLNEARYGIVWGALGAARSSIEAARSYAADRLQFGKPISAFQLTQQKLADMSLEYIKGYLLALHLGRRKDAGLLRPEQVSIGKLNNVRESLEICRTARTILGANGISLEYPVIRHQNNLESVLTYEGTVEMHTLVLGQVLTGESAFR
- a CDS encoding CoA transferase, encoding MTLPLDGIVVADFSRVLAGPLATSTLADLGARVIKVERPEGGDDTRAWGPPWTTDGAAYFHSANRNKQSIVLDLRDEDDRRLARRLAERADVVVENFRTGVLDKHGLGYEDVRAANPRVVYCSITGFGGTGRGADMPGYDFLVQAVGGLMSITGDADAPMKAGVAVVDVLTSKDATTGILAALLARATTGTGQRVEVNLLSSLLGALVNQASSYLATGRAPGRLGNAHPSIAPYELLTCADGQMAIACGTDGQFRKLAAVLEDPSLADDPRFTTNASRVTNRAALVLHLERRLITRPVAHWVERLTDAGVPAGKVGTIADAFALAAELGLHPTVDVGDGLPAQVRNPISLSETPVTQYGAPPRLGQHSDEIRRWLHEEERR
- a CDS encoding YbaB/EbfC family nucleoid-associated protein codes for the protein MDENAYDFDANFADARRKLAELNERARQNTQRASALAEDANSIVATARSARGEVTVRAHVGGRLADLSFGDAADELSLDALGRLTLETITRAQREAMTLLAERGAELFGPESDIARGMASDAERSYPDTTPGR
- a CDS encoding DUF488 domain-containing protein, translating into MELRCKRAYENASAEDGFRVLIDRLWPRGVSKEKAAIDLWAKGIAPSTELRHDWHAAPDADFEVNAERYRAQLAAESAPALQELVEELKGRPVVTLVYGLRNTEHNHAVVLAEVLRPLLG
- a CDS encoding WXG100 family type VII secretion target, producing MHLKVDTDRLTEVADELSRTASRFSGSIDALDAGSRELRSQWTGSASAAFGARAAALDADAREHITNLRRTSAVVRRLAEEYRQADSDGARAVTGR